The following proteins come from a genomic window of Kitasatospora sp. NBC_01246:
- a CDS encoding L-aspartate oxidase, with translation MPVTHRLTAPAPGWTATTDIVVVGSGVAGLTVALNVRKAGLRAMVVTKAMLDDGSTRWAQGGIAAALGEGDTPEQHLADTLVAGVGLCDEEAVRTLVTEGPEAVRHLIATGAAFDRGDDGEIQLTREGGHHRRRIAHAGGDATGAEISRALVTAVRSDPGLELIEHALVLDLLTDADGHAAGLTLHVMGEGQRDGVGAIRARAVVLATGGMGQVYSATTNPAVSTGDGVALALRAGAEVTDLEFVQFHPTVLWLGPDAEGQQPLVSEAVRGEGAHLVDGDGTRFMLGQHELAELAPRDIVAKAITQRMQLLGTDHMYLDGRHFGAGMWEERFPTILATCRAHGIDPVTEPIPIAPAAHYASGGIRTDPTGRTTVPGLYACGEVACTGVHGANRLASNSLLEGLVFAERIAADLTARHRADELPERSVDVAAARAARPVPLPAPEARAEIQRLMSRGTGVLRSASSMAGTAAGLALIAEQALAHVAEEKPADPRVETWEAANLLLVGTALVTAAARRAETRGCHWREDFPERDDAHWQRHLITTLTASGDLVSTPEEQ, from the coding sequence ATGCCCGTCACGCACCGCCTCACCGCCCCCGCCCCCGGCTGGACGGCCACCACCGACATCGTCGTGGTCGGCTCCGGCGTGGCCGGACTCACCGTCGCCCTCAACGTCCGCAAGGCCGGCCTGCGGGCCATGGTGGTCACCAAGGCGATGCTCGACGACGGGTCGACCCGCTGGGCCCAGGGCGGCATCGCCGCCGCCCTGGGCGAGGGCGACACCCCCGAGCAGCACCTGGCCGACACCCTGGTGGCCGGTGTCGGGCTCTGCGACGAGGAGGCCGTCCGCACCCTCGTCACCGAGGGCCCGGAGGCCGTCCGCCACCTGATCGCCACCGGCGCCGCCTTCGACCGCGGCGACGACGGCGAGATCCAGCTCACCCGCGAGGGCGGCCACCACCGCCGCCGGATCGCGCACGCCGGCGGGGACGCCACCGGCGCCGAGATATCGCGCGCCCTGGTCACCGCCGTCCGGTCCGACCCGGGCCTGGAGCTGATCGAGCACGCCCTCGTCCTCGACCTGCTCACCGACGCCGACGGCCACGCCGCCGGCCTCACCCTGCACGTGATGGGCGAGGGCCAGCGCGACGGCGTCGGCGCCATCCGGGCCCGCGCGGTGGTCCTCGCCACCGGCGGCATGGGCCAGGTCTACTCCGCCACCACCAACCCGGCGGTCTCCACCGGCGACGGCGTGGCGCTCGCGCTGCGGGCCGGCGCCGAGGTCACCGACCTGGAGTTCGTGCAGTTCCACCCGACCGTGCTCTGGCTCGGTCCGGACGCCGAGGGCCAGCAGCCGCTGGTCTCCGAGGCGGTCCGCGGCGAGGGCGCGCACCTGGTCGACGGGGACGGCACCCGCTTCATGCTCGGGCAGCACGAGCTGGCCGAACTGGCCCCGCGCGACATCGTCGCCAAGGCCATCACCCAGCGGATGCAGCTCCTGGGCACCGACCACATGTACCTGGACGGGCGGCACTTCGGCGCCGGGATGTGGGAGGAGCGGTTCCCGACCATCCTCGCCACCTGCCGCGCGCACGGCATCGACCCGGTCACCGAGCCGATCCCGATCGCCCCGGCCGCGCACTACGCCTCCGGCGGCATCCGCACCGACCCGACCGGCCGCACCACCGTCCCCGGGCTCTACGCCTGCGGCGAGGTGGCCTGCACCGGGGTGCACGGCGCCAACCGGCTGGCCTCCAACTCCCTGCTGGAGGGCCTGGTCTTCGCCGAGCGGATCGCCGCCGACCTGACCGCCCGGCACCGCGCGGACGAACTGCCCGAGCGCTCGGTGGACGTCGCCGCCGCGCGGGCCGCCCGCCCGGTGCCGCTGCCCGCCCCCGAGGCGCGGGCCGAGATCCAGCGGCTGATGTCGCGCGGCACGGGCGTCCTGCGCTCGGCCTCGTCGATGGCCGGCACGGCCGCCGGACTCGCCCTGATCGCCGAGCAGGCCCTGGCGCACGTCGCCGAGGAGAAGCCGGCCGACCCCCGGGTGGAGACCTGGGAGGCCGCCAACCTGCTGCTGGTCGGCACCGCCCTGGTGACGGCCGCCGCCCGGCGCGCCGAGACCCGCGGCTGCCACTGGCGCGAGGACTTCCCCGAGCGGGACGACGCCCACTGGCAGCGCCACCTGATCACCACCCTCACCGCCTCCGGCGACCTTGTCAGCACCCCTGAGGAGCAGTAG
- the nadC gene encoding carboxylating nicotinate-nucleotide diphosphorylase produces MTHSHEELPMAGGCGDGCACGDGEGYETGLDPRLAELLEEAGLDPIEVEDIATLALAEDLAGGEDVTSVATVPADAVATADFTAREAGVVAGLRIAEAVVSLVCEEEFEVERHVEDGDRVEAGQVLLSVRSRTRDLLTAERSALNLLCHLSGIATATRAWADALEGTGAVVRDTRKTTPGLRALQKYAVRCGGGANHRMALSDAALVKDNHVVAAGGVAEAFRAVRAAYPDLAVEVEVDTLEQIPPVLEAGADLVLLDNFTVPQLKEAVELVAGRARLEASGGLTLASAREVAQTGVDYLAVGALTHSSPILDIGLDLRA; encoded by the coding sequence ATGACCCACTCCCACGAGGAACTCCCGATGGCCGGCGGTTGCGGCGACGGCTGCGCGTGCGGGGACGGCGAGGGCTACGAGACCGGCCTGGACCCGCGGCTCGCCGAGCTGCTGGAGGAGGCCGGCCTCGACCCGATCGAGGTCGAGGACATCGCCACCCTGGCGCTGGCCGAGGACCTGGCCGGCGGCGAGGACGTCACCTCGGTCGCCACGGTGCCCGCCGACGCCGTCGCCACCGCCGACTTCACCGCCCGCGAGGCCGGCGTGGTCGCGGGCCTGCGGATCGCCGAGGCGGTCGTCTCGCTGGTCTGCGAGGAGGAGTTCGAGGTCGAGCGGCACGTCGAGGACGGCGACCGCGTCGAGGCCGGCCAGGTGCTGCTCTCCGTCCGCAGCCGCACCCGCGACCTGCTGACCGCCGAGCGCAGCGCGCTCAACCTGCTCTGCCACCTCTCCGGCATCGCCACCGCGACCCGCGCCTGGGCGGACGCCCTGGAGGGCACCGGCGCGGTGGTCCGCGACACCCGCAAGACCACCCCGGGCCTGCGGGCGCTGCAGAAGTACGCGGTCCGCTGCGGCGGCGGCGCCAACCACCGGATGGCGCTCTCCGACGCCGCCCTGGTCAAGGACAACCACGTGGTCGCGGCCGGCGGCGTCGCCGAGGCGTTCCGGGCCGTCCGGGCCGCCTACCCCGACCTGGCGGTGGAGGTCGAGGTGGACACCCTGGAGCAGATCCCGCCGGTGCTGGAGGCCGGGGCCGACCTCGTCCTGCTGGACAACTTCACCGTGCCGCAGCTGAAGGAGGCCGTCGAGCTGGTGGCCGGGCGCGCCCGGCTGGAGGCGTCCGGCGGACTGACCCTGGCCAGCGCGCGCGAGGTCGCCCAGACTGGGGTCGACTACCTGGCCGTGGGCGCGCTCACGCACTCCTCGCCGATCCTGGACATCGGCCTGGACCTGCGCGCCTGA
- a CDS encoding type III pantothenate kinase, whose protein sequence is MLLTIDVGNTQTTLGLFDGEDVVEHWRISTDPRRTADELAVLLQGLMGSHTAVNEAAVEGLAICSSVPSVLHEFREVTRRYYGDVPAVIVEPGVKTGVHVLMDHPKEVGADRIVNALAANHLYGGPCIVVDFGTATTFDAINARGDYVGGAIAPGIEISVEALGARGAQLRKIELARPRNVIGKNTVEGMQSGILYGFAGQVDGLVDRMAKELAKDPDDVQVIATGGLAPLVLGEASTIDVHEPWLTLIGLRLVYERNRPS, encoded by the coding sequence ATGCTGCTCACCATCGACGTCGGCAACACCCAGACCACGCTCGGCCTGTTCGACGGCGAGGACGTGGTCGAGCACTGGCGGATCTCCACCGATCCGCGCCGCACGGCCGACGAGCTGGCGGTGCTCCTGCAGGGCCTGATGGGCTCGCACACCGCGGTCAACGAGGCCGCGGTGGAGGGCCTGGCGATCTGCTCGTCCGTCCCCTCCGTGCTCCACGAGTTCCGCGAGGTGACCCGCCGTTACTACGGCGACGTCCCCGCGGTGATCGTGGAGCCGGGGGTGAAGACGGGCGTGCACGTCCTGATGGACCACCCCAAGGAGGTCGGCGCCGACCGGATCGTCAACGCGCTGGCCGCCAACCACCTGTACGGGGGCCCGTGCATCGTGGTCGACTTCGGCACCGCCACCACCTTCGACGCGATCAACGCCCGCGGCGACTACGTGGGCGGCGCGATCGCCCCCGGCATCGAGATCTCGGTCGAGGCGCTCGGCGCGCGCGGCGCCCAGCTGCGCAAGATCGAGCTGGCCCGCCCGCGCAACGTGATCGGCAAGAACACCGTCGAGGGCATGCAGTCCGGCATCCTCTACGGCTTCGCCGGCCAGGTCGACGGCCTGGTCGACCGGATGGCCAAGGAGCTCGCCAAGGACCCGGACGACGTCCAGGTCATCGCCACCGGCGGACTGGCCCCGCTGGTGCTCGGCGAGGCCAGCACCATCGACGTCCACGAGCCCTGGCTGACGCTGATCGGCCTGCGCCTGGTGTACGAGCGCAACCGGCCCAGCTGA
- a CDS encoding peptidoglycan-binding protein: MSIVEGSGAAQDDGPATGPGAPPPGPGGSVPRRRGRLLLAVTLVAAAVSGAGLAASLVIRSPAQAAAESEPPPPDVLTAAVEQRVLTDSVVLRGQVGAGQTVEVAPAGSGGPAGAKPVVTKLPVRTGDQVAAGQSVLEVSGRPVFALRGGLPVYRDLRPGATGQDVEQLQQALKELGFGSDGDPAGRYGAATGAAVTAFYAARGYDPRPASPDGDAQVSAAQDAVTGGERALADGRDALKAAQKRLDDALAAERARSAAPTPGAPAGEPVGAPVGAPVGESPVDAARTAVETARKQVTRAGEDLTGLRKKAADVRATVGPMVPAAELLFLTGFPARVDGVAGRVGGEVTGTVLTVSAGALVVKGSLTAPDKGLVRPGQQVEILSEVTGTTATATVTAVADTPGEGPPSGSGTGTAPGGGARQPGTDRTGYPLVVEPDAPLDPRLAGQDVRLTVRAASSAGPVLVVPLSAVSATADGRTVVTVYEGGGRRRVEVTPGMVGGGSTEVRPLAGGALGPGDRVIVGVRAGTR, encoded by the coding sequence GTGTCGATCGTCGAAGGGTCCGGGGCCGCTCAGGACGACGGCCCGGCCACCGGCCCCGGGGCGCCGCCGCCGGGCCCCGGCGGGTCGGTGCCGCGCCGCCGCGGGCGGCTGCTGCTGGCCGTCACGCTGGTCGCCGCGGCCGTCTCGGGGGCCGGGCTGGCCGCCTCACTGGTGATCAGGTCGCCCGCGCAGGCCGCCGCCGAGAGCGAGCCCCCGCCGCCCGACGTCCTGACGGCCGCCGTGGAGCAGCGCGTGCTGACCGACTCGGTGGTGCTCCGCGGCCAGGTCGGCGCCGGCCAGACGGTCGAGGTGGCCCCGGCCGGGAGCGGCGGTCCGGCCGGCGCCAAGCCGGTGGTCACCAAGCTCCCGGTGCGGACCGGCGACCAGGTCGCGGCCGGGCAATCGGTGCTGGAGGTCTCGGGGCGGCCGGTGTTCGCCCTCCGCGGCGGCCTCCCGGTGTACCGGGACCTCCGGCCGGGCGCCACCGGGCAGGACGTCGAGCAGCTCCAACAGGCTCTGAAGGAGCTCGGGTTCGGCTCGGACGGCGACCCCGCGGGGCGCTACGGCGCGGCCACCGGGGCGGCGGTGACGGCCTTCTACGCCGCCCGCGGCTACGACCCGCGGCCGGCCTCGCCGGACGGCGACGCCCAGGTGTCGGCCGCCCAGGACGCGGTGACGGGCGGCGAGCGGGCCCTGGCGGACGGCAGGGACGCGTTGAAGGCCGCGCAGAAGCGGCTCGACGACGCGCTGGCCGCCGAGCGGGCCCGGTCCGCCGCGCCGACGCCCGGCGCCCCGGCCGGCGAACCGGTCGGCGCCCCGGTAGGCGCCCCGGTGGGCGAGAGCCCGGTGGACGCGGCCCGCACCGCCGTCGAGACCGCCCGCAAACAGGTGACCCGGGCCGGCGAGGACCTCACCGGGCTCCGGAAGAAGGCCGCCGACGTCCGGGCCACCGTCGGCCCGATGGTCCCCGCCGCCGAACTGCTCTTCCTCACCGGCTTCCCGGCCCGGGTGGACGGCGTCGCCGGCCGGGTCGGCGGCGAGGTCACCGGCACCGTGCTGACCGTCTCGGCCGGGGCGCTGGTCGTGAAGGGCAGCCTGACCGCCCCCGACAAGGGTCTGGTCCGCCCGGGCCAGCAGGTGGAGATCCTCTCCGAGGTGACCGGCACCACCGCGACCGCGACGGTGACCGCGGTGGCCGACACCCCAGGCGAGGGACCCCCGTCCGGCAGCGGCACCGGCACCGCGCCCGGCGGCGGCGCCCGGCAGCCCGGCACGGACCGGACCGGCTACCCGCTGGTGGTCGAACCGGACGCCCCGCTCGACCCGAGGCTGGCCGGCCAGGACGTCCGCCTCACCGTCCGGGCCGCCTCCTCGGCCGGTCCGGTGCTGGTCGTCCCGCTCTCCGCCGTCTCCGCGACGGCGGACGGCCGGACGGTGGTGACGGTGTACGAGGGCGGAGGGCGCCGACGGGTCGAGGTGACCCCGGGCATGGTCGGCGGCGGCAGCACCGAGGTCCGCCCGCTGGCCGGGGGCGCGCTCGGGCCTGGCGACCGGGTGATCGTCGGGGTCCGGGCGGGCACCCGGTGA
- a CDS encoding ABC transporter permease, whose protein sequence is MRRRGRPRPVEPTRLLPRDLLAEALAGVLQRPARSALTALGTVLGVGAFVAVLGLTATASARIDSRFSVLTATEVSVEDTGGPRPDLTPLSFPADADARIQRLNGVEAAGVYWPVQLPAGSVRAAPVGRPSGGEQATVVAASAGVLTAAEPHLAQGRTFDAWHDTTGRQVAVLGSALAARLGIGTLDTQPAVFLAGRPFTVIGIVDDVRRRPELLLSVVVPRGAAARLWGGPTGDRAKMLVATRIGAARQIADEAALALDPAHPENFAVTPPPDPRTLRSGVTSDLDRLFLLLAGICLVIGAVGIANTTLVAVLERTGEIGLRRALGARGRHITGQFLCESGSLGLLGGLVGSSLGVLTVLGVALARDWTPVVSPATVAAAPVAGLATGLLAGAYPAWRAARIQPAEALRR, encoded by the coding sequence ATGAGGCGGCGCGGCCGCCCCCGCCCCGTCGAGCCCACCCGGCTGCTTCCGCGGGACCTGCTCGCCGAGGCCCTCGCCGGCGTGCTCCAGCGGCCCGCCCGCTCGGCGCTGACCGCGCTCGGCACCGTCCTCGGGGTCGGCGCCTTCGTCGCCGTGCTCGGGCTGACGGCCACCGCCTCGGCCCGGATCGACTCCCGTTTCAGCGTGCTCACCGCGACCGAGGTGAGCGTCGAGGACACCGGCGGCCCGCGACCGGACCTCACTCCGCTCTCCTTCCCCGCCGACGCCGACGCCCGGATCCAGCGGCTGAACGGGGTCGAGGCGGCCGGCGTCTACTGGCCGGTCCAGCTGCCCGCCGGGTCGGTCCGGGCCGCGCCGGTGGGCCGGCCCTCCGGCGGCGAGCAGGCGACCGTGGTCGCGGCCTCGGCCGGCGTCCTCACGGCGGCCGAGCCGCACCTGGCCCAGGGCCGGACCTTCGACGCCTGGCACGACACCACCGGGCGGCAGGTGGCGGTGCTCGGCTCCGCCCTGGCCGCCCGGCTCGGGATCGGCACGCTCGACACCCAGCCCGCGGTGTTCCTGGCCGGCCGGCCGTTCACCGTCATCGGCATCGTCGACGACGTCCGGCGCCGGCCCGAGCTGCTGCTCTCGGTGGTCGTGCCGCGCGGGGCCGCCGCCCGGCTCTGGGGCGGCCCCACCGGGGACCGCGCGAAGATGCTCGTCGCCACCAGGATCGGCGCCGCCCGGCAGATCGCCGACGAGGCCGCGCTGGCGCTGGACCCGGCCCACCCGGAGAACTTCGCCGTGACGCCGCCCCCGGACCCGCGCACCCTGCGCTCGGGCGTCACCTCCGACCTCGACCGGCTCTTCCTGCTGCTCGCCGGGATCTGCCTGGTGATCGGGGCCGTCGGGATCGCCAACACCACCCTGGTCGCGGTGCTGGAGCGGACCGGTGAGATCGGGCTGCGCCGCGCGCTGGGCGCCCGCGGCCGGCACATCACCGGCCAGTTCCTCTGCGAGTCCGGCTCGCTGGGGCTGCTGGGCGGCCTGGTCGGCAGCTCGCTGGGGGTGCTGACGGTGCTCGGCGTGGCGCTGGCCCGGGACTGGACCCCGGTGGTGTCCCCGGCGACGGTGGCCGCCGCCCCGGTCGCCGGGCTGGCCACCGGGCTGCTGGCCGGTGCCTACCCGGCCTGGCGCGCGGCCCGGATCCAGCCCGCCGAGGCCCTGCGGCGCTGA
- a CDS encoding ABC transporter ATP-binding protein, with product MSAPLVEFRRVGLTYPGPPPVTALAPCDLAVDPGDYVTVTGPSGSGKSTFLNIAGLLDAPTTGRYLLDGVDTGRLADGDRTALRGRRIGFVFQSFHLLPHRSAAENVALALLYTAARGRRAAAERRERAREALVRVGLGHRADALPSRLSGGERQRVAIARALVGRPALLLCDEPTGNLDTATARSVLALLDDLHAQGLTLLLITHDPQVAARGRRTVAIRDGVLREVGAG from the coding sequence GTGAGCGCCCCGCTGGTCGAGTTCCGCCGGGTCGGCCTGACCTACCCCGGACCGCCGCCGGTCACCGCCCTGGCCCCCTGCGACCTGGCCGTCGACCCGGGCGACTACGTCACGGTGACCGGCCCGTCCGGCTCCGGCAAGTCCACCTTCCTCAACATCGCCGGCCTGCTGGACGCCCCCACCACCGGCCGGTACCTGCTGGACGGCGTCGACACCGGCCGGCTCGCCGACGGCGACCGCACCGCCCTGCGCGGGCGCCGGATCGGCTTCGTCTTCCAGTCCTTCCACCTGCTCCCGCACCGCAGCGCGGCGGAGAACGTCGCGCTCGCCCTGCTGTACACCGCCGCCCGGGGCCGCCGGGCGGCGGCCGAGCGGCGCGAGCGGGCCCGCGAGGCGCTGGTCCGGGTGGGCCTCGGCCACCGGGCGGACGCCCTGCCGTCCCGGCTCTCCGGCGGCGAGCGCCAGCGGGTCGCGATCGCCCGCGCGCTGGTCGGCCGGCCGGCGCTGCTGCTCTGCGACGAGCCGACCGGCAACCTGGACACCGCCACCGCCCGGTCCGTCCTGGCCCTGCTGGACGACCTGCACGCGCAGGGCCTGACCCTCCTGCTGATCACCCACGACCCGCAGGTGGCCGCCCGCGGCCGGCGGACGGTGGCGATCCGCGACGGGGTGCTGCGGGAGGTGGGCGCCGGATGA